In Nitrospinaceae bacterium, the following are encoded in one genomic region:
- the rpsO gene encoding 30S ribosomal protein S15, giving the protein MTMTKDEKTEVIDSYKTHEGDTGSPEVQVAIITERITYLTDHFKVHKKDHHSRTGLLKLVGQRRRLLDYLRDKEVGRYRTLIQRLGIRR; this is encoded by the coding sequence ATGACCATGACGAAGGACGAGAAGACAGAAGTTATCGACAGCTACAAGACACACGAAGGCGACACTGGCTCGCCAGAGGTCCAGGTTGCAATCATCACAGAACGAATCACTTATCTCACAGACCATTTCAAAGTTCACAAGAAAGATCATCACTCCAGAACAGGTCTGTTGAAGCTCGTAGGACAGCGGAGGCGCTTGCTCGATTATCTGAGAGATAAAGAAGTCGGTCGCTACCGCACCTTGATTCAGCGCCTCGGCATTCGCCGCTAA
- the truB gene encoding tRNA pseudouridine(55) synthase TruB: MKFTGVLNLKKKAGPTSHDVVASVRQLVPKKTKVGHAGTLDPMAEGVLPVCVGAATKIFPYLLDCQKTYRATMIFGRVTDTQDTTGETLSEEAPGEISLVEAQRLLDTFRGEGIQVPPMYSALKVGGTRLHELARAGKEVEREGRAITVFDIRALELVGSSLTFDVTCSRGTYIRSICHDVGALQGSGGCMDALTRTQLGPFRIEEGIFLEEAEALADEGHLQESLITLSDALTHLPAITLRPGKEDRFRNGVQLENRYFEAAEPLQGDSKVRVLGNNGDLVAVGIILPGGERIRADRVFSR, translated from the coding sequence GTGAAATTCACGGGTGTTTTGAATTTGAAGAAAAAGGCGGGTCCCACTTCGCATGACGTTGTGGCGAGCGTGCGGCAGCTTGTGCCTAAGAAAACAAAGGTGGGTCATGCGGGCACCCTCGATCCAATGGCCGAGGGTGTGCTTCCTGTTTGTGTGGGGGCGGCCACGAAAATTTTCCCCTATCTTCTCGATTGCCAGAAAACCTACCGGGCGACGATGATCTTTGGGCGAGTGACGGACACCCAAGACACGACGGGCGAGACGCTATCGGAGGAGGCACCCGGTGAAATATCGCTTGTGGAGGCGCAGCGGCTTCTCGACACTTTCAGGGGCGAGGGCATTCAGGTGCCGCCCATGTATTCGGCATTAAAAGTGGGTGGAACTCGCTTGCACGAGTTGGCCCGGGCGGGAAAAGAGGTCGAGCGCGAGGGCAGGGCGATTACGGTTTTCGATATTCGGGCGCTTGAACTGGTGGGGAGTAGCCTTACTTTCGATGTTACTTGCAGCCGCGGTACTTATATTCGCTCGATATGTCACGATGTAGGCGCTCTCCAGGGGAGTGGAGGGTGTATGGATGCCCTCACGAGGACCCAATTGGGACCGTTTCGAATCGAGGAGGGGATCTTTCTCGAGGAGGCAGAGGCTTTGGCCGACGAGGGACATTTGCAGGAGAGCTTGATAACGCTCTCAGATGCTCTGACACATCTGCCGGCCATTACCCTTCGACCCGGTAAAGAGGATCGATTCAGGAACGGGGTGCAACTCGAAAATAGGTATTTTGAGGCCGCCGAGCCTCTCCAGGGGGACTCGAAGGTGCGTGTTCTAGGCAATAATGGCGATCTGGTCGCGGTCGGAATCATTCTCCCGGGGGGAGAACGTATCCGGGCTGACAGGGTATTTTCACGGTGA